A part of Meleagris gallopavo isolate NT-WF06-2002-E0010 breed Aviagen turkey brand Nicholas breeding stock chromosome 28, Turkey_5.1, whole genome shotgun sequence genomic DNA contains:
- the PTPN7 gene encoding tyrosine-protein phosphatase non-receptor type 7 isoform X1 — protein sequence MVQACSVCHRAHNSSLTARVATKAMDKADKPSPSAKKHVRLQERRGSNVSLVLDMSSLGSVEPIQPVCTPRDVTLQFLRTSSHVLRTEELQQRAQSLAQLQEEFSKIPPNFISPEELEIPGRASKDRYKTILPNPESRVCLRRAGSQEEDGYINANYITQGYAGRPREYIATQGPMLNTVTDFWEMVWQEEAPIIVMITKLQERKEKCVHYWPEKEGTYGPFTIRVQGISECAEYVVRSLSIQLEGECRHVKHILFPSWPDQQTPESAKPLLHLVSKVEETLQAAASPGPIVVHCSAGVGRTGCFIATRIGCQQLKDKGDVDILGIVCRLRIDRGGMIQTSEQYQFLHHTLALYASQLPEAGGH from the exons ATGGTCCAAGCCTGCTCAGTGTGCCACAGAGCTCATAACAGCAGCCTGACAGCCCGGGTGGCCACCAAAGCCATGGACAAGGCAGACAAGCCCAGTCCCTCTGCGAAGAAGCACGTGCGGCTCCAAGAGAG GAGGGGCTCCAACGTGTCGCTGGTGCTGGACATGAGCTCGCTGGGCAGCGTGGAGCCCATCCAGCCCGTATGCACCCCGCGGGACGTCACGCTGCAGTTCCTGAGGACATCCAGCCACGTGCTGAGGACGGAGGAGCTTCAGCAGCGCGCCCAgagcctggcacagctccaggaGGAGTTCTCG AAAATCCCACCCAACTTCATCAGTCCGGAGGAGCTGGAGATCCCTGGACGTGCCTCCAAGGACAGATACAAAACCATCCTCCCCA ATCCTGAGAGCCGGGTCTGCCTCAGGAGGGCAGGGAGCCAGGAGGAAGACGGCTACATCAATGCCAACTACATCACG CAGGGCTATGCAGGACGTCCCCGGGAGTACATTGCCACCCAGGGGCCCATGCTGAACACCGTGACTGATTTCTGGGAGATGGTGTGGCAGGAGGAAGCACCCATCATCGTCATGATAACCAAGCTCCAGGAGCGCAAGGAG aaatgtGTCCACTATTGGCCTGAGAAGGAGGGCACCTACGGCCCCTTCACCATCCGTGTGCAGGGGATTAGCGAGTGTGCGGAATACGTGGTCCGCAGTCTGTCCATCCAG CTGGAAGGTGAATGCCGCCACGTCAAACacatcctcttcccttcctgGCCTGACCAGCAGACACCTGAGTCAGCCAAGCCCCTGCTGCACTTGGTGTCCAAAGTGGAGGAGactctgcaggctgcagccagcccaGGGCCCATCGTTGTGCACTGCAG TGCAGGCGTCGGTCGGACGGGCTGCTTCATTGCTACCAGGATTGGGTGCCAGCAGCTGAAGGACAAGGGAGATGTGGACATCCTGGGAATCGTGTGCCGCCTCCGCATCGACAG AGGCGGGATGATCCAGACCAGTGAGCAGTACCAGTTTCTCCATCACACACTAGCCCTGTACGCTTCCCAGCTGCCAGAAGCAGGGGGCCATTAG
- the PTPN7 gene encoding tyrosine-protein phosphatase non-receptor type 7 isoform X2, producing MVQACSVCHRAHNSSLTARVATKAMDKADKPSPSAKKHVRLQERRGSNVSLVLDMSSLGSVEPIQPVCTPRDVTLQFLRTSSHVLRTEELQQRAQSLAQLQEEFSKIPPNFISPEELEIPGRASKDRYKTILPNPESRVCLRRAGSQEEDGYINANYITGYAGRPREYIATQGPMLNTVTDFWEMVWQEEAPIIVMITKLQERKEKCVHYWPEKEGTYGPFTIRVQGISECAEYVVRSLSIQLEGECRHVKHILFPSWPDQQTPESAKPLLHLVSKVEETLQAAASPGPIVVHCSAGVGRTGCFIATRIGCQQLKDKGDVDILGIVCRLRIDRGGMIQTSEQYQFLHHTLALYASQLPEAGGH from the exons ATGGTCCAAGCCTGCTCAGTGTGCCACAGAGCTCATAACAGCAGCCTGACAGCCCGGGTGGCCACCAAAGCCATGGACAAGGCAGACAAGCCCAGTCCCTCTGCGAAGAAGCACGTGCGGCTCCAAGAGAG GAGGGGCTCCAACGTGTCGCTGGTGCTGGACATGAGCTCGCTGGGCAGCGTGGAGCCCATCCAGCCCGTATGCACCCCGCGGGACGTCACGCTGCAGTTCCTGAGGACATCCAGCCACGTGCTGAGGACGGAGGAGCTTCAGCAGCGCGCCCAgagcctggcacagctccaggaGGAGTTCTCG AAAATCCCACCCAACTTCATCAGTCCGGAGGAGCTGGAGATCCCTGGACGTGCCTCCAAGGACAGATACAAAACCATCCTCCCCA ATCCTGAGAGCCGGGTCTGCCTCAGGAGGGCAGGGAGCCAGGAGGAAGACGGCTACATCAATGCCAACTACATCACG GGCTATGCAGGACGTCCCCGGGAGTACATTGCCACCCAGGGGCCCATGCTGAACACCGTGACTGATTTCTGGGAGATGGTGTGGCAGGAGGAAGCACCCATCATCGTCATGATAACCAAGCTCCAGGAGCGCAAGGAG aaatgtGTCCACTATTGGCCTGAGAAGGAGGGCACCTACGGCCCCTTCACCATCCGTGTGCAGGGGATTAGCGAGTGTGCGGAATACGTGGTCCGCAGTCTGTCCATCCAG CTGGAAGGTGAATGCCGCCACGTCAAACacatcctcttcccttcctgGCCTGACCAGCAGACACCTGAGTCAGCCAAGCCCCTGCTGCACTTGGTGTCCAAAGTGGAGGAGactctgcaggctgcagccagcccaGGGCCCATCGTTGTGCACTGCAG TGCAGGCGTCGGTCGGACGGGCTGCTTCATTGCTACCAGGATTGGGTGCCAGCAGCTGAAGGACAAGGGAGATGTGGACATCCTGGGAATCGTGTGCCGCCTCCGCATCGACAG AGGCGGGATGATCCAGACCAGTGAGCAGTACCAGTTTCTCCATCACACACTAGCCCTGTACGCTTCCCAGCTGCCAGAAGCAGGGGGCCATTAG